In one Flammeovirga yaeyamensis genomic region, the following are encoded:
- a CDS encoding glycoside hydrolase family 127 protein → MKKLLAVICAAAMVSTSSVAQENKGILGQQNTKHVELKSINIGDCKWTEGFWADRFHTAEHAMVPYMGEVLTGEVGHALNNFKIAAGLKDGKHKGMRWHDGDFYKWMEAAMYVYAQNGDENLRKEIDNYIEIIAKAQAEDGYLQTQVQLNDKVDRYENRKYHEMYNTGHLLTSACIHHRITGQDNFLNIAIKHADHLYSVFSTGERRYGRFGFNQTQIMGLVEMYRTVGDEKYLKLAETFINNRGTYKIEDTPETVGYPIGDMVQERVPLRESKEAVGHAVLALYYYAGAADVAAETGEKALVDALDRLWENVTDKKMYVTGAVGQAHYGASTSKDKIEEGFIDAYMMPNTTAYNETCANVCNSMFSYRMLGLHGESKYADIMELVLFNSGLSGISIEGKDYFYSNPLRMVDGAREYGESNTNTETPHREPYLECFCCPPNIVRTVAKSSNWAYSLSENGISVNLYGGNRLETKLEDGSTLILNQVTNYPWEGLVNITVEKAKKKPFDMMFRIPDWAYGTTVKVNGEAVDAKVKAGEFAVINRTWKKGDIITIDMPMEVTLVEANPLVEEARNQVAVKRGPIVYCVETPDLPQDTKILDIYVKGGSDFKVNYNKDLLGGVATIEAPMLIRNDHKIESSMYSKVSKPDFKDAKIKMVPYFSWSNRGQSEMTVFLPVIWNNL, encoded by the coding sequence ATGAAAAAGTTACTTGCAGTTATTTGTGCAGCAGCGATGGTGAGTACATCGTCGGTAGCACAAGAAAACAAGGGTATCCTTGGACAACAAAATACGAAGCATGTAGAGCTAAAATCCATTAATATCGGAGATTGTAAATGGACAGAAGGTTTTTGGGCAGACAGATTCCATACCGCTGAACACGCAATGGTTCCTTATATGGGTGAGGTGTTGACTGGTGAGGTTGGACATGCCTTAAACAACTTTAAAATTGCAGCCGGATTAAAAGATGGGAAGCACAAAGGGATGCGTTGGCATGACGGTGACTTCTACAAATGGATGGAAGCGGCAATGTATGTATACGCTCAAAACGGTGATGAAAACCTAAGAAAGGAAATCGATAATTACATCGAGATCATCGCTAAAGCACAAGCTGAAGATGGATACCTACAAACGCAAGTGCAATTAAACGATAAAGTGGATCGTTACGAAAACCGTAAGTACCACGAAATGTACAATACAGGTCACTTATTAACGTCGGCTTGTATTCACCATAGAATTACGGGACAAGATAACTTCTTAAATATCGCTATTAAGCATGCAGACCACTTGTATTCTGTATTTAGTACTGGCGAAAGAAGATACGGTCGTTTTGGTTTCAACCAAACTCAAATCATGGGATTGGTAGAAATGTACAGAACTGTCGGCGACGAGAAGTACTTGAAATTAGCGGAGACGTTTATCAATAATAGAGGTACTTATAAAATTGAAGATACACCGGAAACAGTTGGGTATCCTATCGGTGATATGGTACAGGAAAGAGTGCCACTTCGTGAGTCGAAAGAAGCAGTAGGTCACGCTGTATTGGCATTATATTACTACGCAGGTGCGGCCGATGTTGCAGCAGAGACAGGTGAAAAAGCATTAGTAGATGCATTGGATCGCCTTTGGGAAAATGTAACAGACAAGAAAATGTATGTTACAGGTGCGGTAGGTCAGGCACACTATGGTGCATCGACTTCTAAGGATAAAATCGAAGAAGGTTTTATCGATGCTTACATGATGCCGAACACAACAGCATATAACGAGACTTGTGCCAACGTTTGTAATTCTATGTTCTCTTACAGAATGTTAGGTTTACACGGTGAATCTAAATATGCTGATATTATGGAATTGGTATTATTCAACTCTGGTTTATCAGGTATTTCGATCGAAGGTAAAGACTACTTCTACTCTAATCCATTAAGAATGGTGGATGGTGCTAGAGAGTATGGTGAATCGAATACAAATACAGAAACTCCTCATAGAGAACCCTATTTAGAATGTTTCTGCTGTCCTCCAAACATTGTGAGAACGGTAGCAAAATCGTCGAACTGGGCGTACAGTTTATCTGAAAATGGGATATCAGTGAATCTTTATGGAGGAAACAGATTAGAAACTAAATTAGAAGATGGATCAACTTTGATCTTAAACCAAGTAACGAATTACCCTTGGGAAGGTCTAGTGAACATCACGGTAGAGAAAGCAAAGAAAAAGCCTTTCGATATGATGTTCAGAATTCCAGATTGGGCATATGGAACTACGGTGAAAGTTAATGGTGAAGCTGTAGATGCTAAAGTAAAAGCGGGAGAGTTTGCAGTAATTAATAGAACTTGGAAGAAAGGAGACATCATTACGATTGATATGCCAATGGAGGTGACTTTAGTAGAGGCCAATCCGTTAGTAGAGGAAGCGAGAAATCAAGTAGCTGTTAAACGTGGACCAATTGTGTACTGTGTAGAAACACCAGATCTACCTCAAGATACTAAGATCTTGGACATCTATGTGAAAGGTGGTTCTGATTTTAAAGTAAACTACAACAAAGATCTATTAGGAGGTGTGGCTACAATTGAAGCACCTATGTTGATTAGAAATGATCATAAGATTGAGTCGAGTATGTACTCTAAAGTAAGCAAGCCAGATTTTAAAGACGCTAAAATCAAAATGGTACCTTACTTCTCATGGTCAAATAGAGGACAATCAGAAATGACTGTTTTCTTACCAGTGATCTGGAATAACTTATAA
- a CDS encoding sulfatase, translating into MKLKFLLLIVCGVSLFSSCKQEVAQKRKPNILFISIDDLRPEMSSYDNSMAITPNIDKLSKQGTQFNRAYCQQAICSPSRASLMTGARPETINVIENYTYFRDENPDIITLPQHFKDHGYTTINCGKVYHAKYNDPGLSWSMKPDKSLIKNTLKGLVGGYIDPKNQEIFKKNKSAMIKKYGDKAKYGLGLGPAFECMDVPDNQYIDGYVTDLAIANIKKIVEEDPEKPFFMGLGYIAPHLNFIAPKKYWDLYDRNDIELAENNTAPENGAAMGLHASFELRTRANIPNKGDIPDSLALELKHAYLATSSYVDAQIGKVLDFLKEEGLLENTIVMVWSDHGYHLGEMGIWGKATNYEIATRVPLVVWSPFQNDKTRGQSSNALVELVDMYPTLCDMAGLPKPEHLEGTSFTPLLGQPNLPWKEAVFSQFPTPALREWAANPLSEGMRETYFGPLIEEVEQEIKDQMKEEWDRALFENDIMGYSMRTNDYRMIVWKNRKAPNEAPIFIELFDHKNDPKETKNIADERPELVQQLMLQFDKGWKGNVPQQQS; encoded by the coding sequence ATGAAATTGAAATTCTTATTACTCATCGTTTGTGGCGTTTCTTTATTCTCTTCATGCAAACAAGAAGTAGCACAGAAAAGGAAGCCCAACATCTTATTTATCTCTATCGACGACCTTCGACCGGAGATGAGTTCCTACGACAATAGTATGGCTATTACGCCTAATATCGACAAGCTTTCGAAGCAAGGAACACAGTTCAATAGAGCCTATTGTCAGCAAGCTATTTGTAGTCCGTCTAGAGCTAGTTTAATGACGGGTGCTCGTCCGGAAACCATTAACGTGATCGAGAACTATACGTATTTTAGAGACGAGAATCCCGATATTATCACGCTTCCACAACATTTTAAAGACCATGGTTATACTACAATTAATTGTGGCAAAGTGTATCATGCGAAATACAACGATCCAGGTTTATCTTGGTCGATGAAGCCTGATAAATCCTTAATTAAAAATACTTTAAAAGGACTTGTTGGTGGATATATCGATCCTAAAAATCAAGAGATCTTTAAGAAGAATAAATCGGCCATGATTAAAAAGTATGGCGATAAAGCAAAATACGGATTGGGATTAGGTCCAGCTTTCGAATGCATGGACGTTCCCGATAATCAATATATCGATGGATACGTGACCGATTTAGCTATTGCGAACATCAAAAAGATTGTTGAGGAAGATCCTGAAAAGCCTTTCTTTATGGGATTAGGATATATCGCCCCTCACCTCAACTTTATTGCTCCTAAGAAATATTGGGATTTATACGACCGTAACGATATTGAATTGGCAGAAAACAATACGGCTCCAGAAAACGGTGCGGCTATGGGGTTACATGCTTCTTTTGAGCTTAGAACAAGAGCCAATATTCCAAACAAAGGTGATATTCCAGATAGCTTGGCTTTAGAATTAAAACACGCCTATTTGGCCACTTCTAGTTATGTAGATGCTCAAATTGGAAAAGTATTGGACTTCCTTAAAGAAGAAGGATTATTGGAGAATACTATCGTGATGGTTTGGTCTGACCACGGTTACCACTTAGGCGAAATGGGTATTTGGGGAAAAGCAACTAACTACGAAATCGCTACTCGTGTCCCTTTAGTGGTTTGGAGTCCTTTCCAAAACGATAAAACTAGAGGACAATCATCAAATGCGCTGGTTGAATTGGTAGATATGTACCCTACTTTGTGTGATATGGCCGGGTTGCCAAAGCCTGAACATTTGGAAGGAACATCATTTACTCCATTATTAGGTCAACCAAACTTACCTTGGAAAGAAGCGGTGTTTAGTCAGTTCCCAACACCTGCATTGAGAGAATGGGCGGCGAATCCTTTATCGGAAGGAATGAGAGAAACTTATTTTGGTCCACTCATCGAAGAGGTGGAGCAAGAAATCAAAGATCAGATGAAAGAGGAATGGGATCGTGCCTTGTTCGAAAATGATATTATGGGGTACAGTATGCGTACCAATGATTATAGAATGATCGTTTGGAAGAATAGAAAAGCACCTAATGAAGCCCCTATTTTTATCGAACTATTTGATCATAAAAACGACCCAAAAGAAACTAAAAACATTGCCGATGAACGTCCTGAACTAGTGCAACAACTTATGCTACAATTTGATAAAGGATGGAAAGGAAATGTGCCTCAACAACAATCATAA
- a CDS encoding FAD-dependent oxidoreductase, which produces MKRRDFFKNGMLGAAGLGILGASELEAKDKKGKKTVLSDRSKDQWTDMNGHQQKVPQRVKAKTFDVVVVGGGLAGICAAVASAREGVKTALVQDRSVLGGNASSEIRVLVNGVNHLVPDWIPEREIGIIEELLLQNRFQNPQESFPYWDHVLYDFVDREPHLELILNTQAIHAEMSGNNIKTAVCWQNTTETELHLSAKQFIDCSGDGLLAAKAGAEYRTGREASHEFNEKYAPKKADGWQMGTSILIHGKDYGKPMPYTPPSFAIPFTLEGSHPKRKVQSYTEGYWWCEVGSEFDIIEDQEEMRKKLMGYVHGIWDYIKNSGEYPDSANFALDWIGSVPGKRESRRFIGDHILSERDLVDHKHFEDAVAFGGWSLDEHNPGGLENMKEPPSYFHKQFSKVYEIPFRSLYSKNINNLMFSGRNISQTHIALSSTRVMATCALMGQATGTAASMCIKKKTSPRGIYQKYMNDLQDILLMNDAFIPNRPSNLKNDQFKKANKIIASSTGSGDVELLKDGWSRDLQKSTNHWMSKGLPAEVQCEWDEAVDLSSVIIKCDTNVKVNIMMRHVYKNKIYTDKVPPEMLKSLSLEARVNGKWVELGDVDNNQTRRICFEFDQIKTTGLRIKLKETYGADAAKLFEINALS; this is translated from the coding sequence ATGAAAAGAAGAGATTTTTTTAAAAACGGAATGCTCGGTGCTGCTGGGCTGGGCATTCTGGGTGCTTCAGAATTGGAAGCCAAAGACAAAAAAGGAAAGAAAACCGTCTTGAGCGATCGAAGTAAAGATCAGTGGACGGACATGAATGGACATCAACAAAAAGTGCCTCAGAGAGTGAAGGCCAAAACTTTCGATGTCGTGGTTGTGGGTGGCGGACTCGCTGGAATTTGTGCAGCTGTGGCAAGTGCAAGAGAAGGTGTTAAAACAGCTTTAGTACAAGATCGTTCGGTGTTAGGGGGCAATGCCTCCAGCGAAATCCGTGTGTTGGTAAATGGTGTAAATCACTTAGTACCCGATTGGATTCCCGAAAGAGAAATAGGAATTATTGAGGAACTATTACTGCAAAACCGTTTTCAAAATCCACAAGAATCTTTCCCTTATTGGGATCACGTATTGTATGATTTTGTGGATAGAGAACCCCATTTGGAGCTGATCTTAAACACTCAGGCAATACATGCGGAAATGTCGGGGAATAATATCAAAACTGCTGTTTGTTGGCAAAATACTACAGAAACGGAGCTTCATCTTTCCGCCAAACAGTTTATCGATTGCTCTGGAGATGGTCTTCTTGCTGCCAAAGCCGGTGCCGAATATAGAACGGGTCGAGAGGCCTCTCATGAGTTCAACGAAAAATATGCTCCTAAAAAGGCCGATGGTTGGCAAATGGGTACATCAATTCTAATCCATGGTAAAGACTATGGAAAACCTATGCCTTACACACCTCCTTCTTTTGCTATTCCATTTACCTTGGAAGGATCACATCCTAAACGTAAAGTGCAGTCGTATACAGAGGGATATTGGTGGTGCGAAGTCGGTTCGGAATTCGACATCATAGAGGATCAAGAAGAAATGCGTAAGAAATTGATGGGCTATGTTCATGGCATTTGGGACTACATCAAAAACTCTGGGGAATATCCTGATTCGGCCAACTTTGCTTTGGATTGGATCGGATCAGTTCCAGGTAAAAGAGAATCAAGACGTTTCATCGGAGATCATATTCTAAGTGAAAGAGATTTAGTCGATCACAAACATTTCGAAGATGCTGTCGCTTTTGGGGGGTGGTCGTTGGATGAACATAACCCCGGCGGATTGGAAAACATGAAAGAACCACCGAGTTACTTCCACAAGCAATTCAGCAAAGTTTACGAAATCCCCTTCAGAAGTTTGTATAGTAAAAACATCAATAATCTGATGTTCAGTGGCCGAAATATTAGTCAGACTCACATTGCCTTATCTTCTACAAGGGTAATGGCGACTTGTGCTTTAATGGGACAAGCTACAGGAACAGCCGCTTCGATGTGTATCAAAAAGAAGACTTCTCCAAGAGGTATTTATCAAAAATATATGAATGACCTTCAGGATATTTTATTGATGAATGATGCCTTTATTCCTAATCGTCCTTCCAATTTAAAGAACGATCAGTTTAAAAAAGCCAATAAGATAATTGCTTCTTCGACCGGATCAGGCGATGTCGAATTGCTAAAAGATGGTTGGTCTAGAGATCTTCAAAAAAGCACTAATCACTGGATGTCAAAAGGCTTGCCCGCAGAAGTGCAATGCGAATGGGATGAAGCGGTCGATCTATCATCAGTGATCATTAAGTGCGATACAAATGTGAAGGTAAACATTATGATGCGACATGTCTACAAGAATAAAATCTATACGGATAAAGTACCCCCTGAAATGCTCAAGTCGCTCTCATTAGAAGCAAGAGTAAATGGTAAATGGGTCGAATTAGGTGATGTCGACAACAATCAAACGAGAAGAATATGTTTTGAGTTTGATCAAATTAAAACAACAGGACTTAGAATAAAATTGAAAGAAACTTATGGTGCAGATGCTGCGAAATTGTTCGAAATCAATGCACTAAGTTAG